The sequence below is a genomic window from Nitrospirota bacterium.
GAGCATGGGATCCGTGAGGAGGGTGGACCTGATCGTGAAATCGAATTCGGGCTTGAATTTGCGCATTTCGACTACCTGATCAAGGAGGCCATCAATTTCAGGGCAGGCATCCTGCTCTTACCTATCGGGAAGTTCAACCTGTTGCACGATTCCCCCTTGAACGATTTGACGGATCGCCCCCTCGTCAGCCAGCTTATTATCCCCACCACTGTGTCGGAAACTGGAGCCGGATTCTACGGAACATTCTACCCAGGCACCACGGACAAAGTAGATTACGAGCTCTACGTGAGCACCGGGCCCTGCGGACATGAATCGGATGGAACTCCAACGATCAACGAGGAAAATGGGACCAGAGGAGCCCGCCAGCGGAAATGCGGCGCCAGCGATGGCTTCGACATCAATAACGGTAAAGCGGTTACCGGCCGGCTCGCTTACAGCCCGTTTCTCGGCGTTGAAATTGCCGGGTCTGGATACTACGGCAATGCCTCGCCCAGCAGCTACAACCCCCTGAGCATTACCGCACTCGATTGGACGCTCCAACGAGGACCATTTGAAATCCTCGGCGAAGCGGCATGGGCCTATGCCAGAGGTAATTCCAAAGCCATCCCGAATAATCAATTAGGATTCGCACCAGGATCGCTCCTGACTAGCCTCGGCGGCAACAGCCTCGGCATCGCCCCTCAACGCATGGACGGTCTCTATCTGCAAGGCAACTATCATTTCATGCCTGAATGGCTGTCGAAGCTATCCCCTAAACGATTCGGACCAGGCTCAACATTCACCGCCGTCTTTCGCTACGACCGGGTGAATACAAACCAGGACAATAAGCAGGGAGGGTTTGGGGAACTTGAGCAATATTCTTTCGGGATTAATTATCGCCCCCTCGAAGATGCCGTCATTAAAGCAAGCTGGCAATATCAACCCAAGGCCTTTGACCCGAACTCTACGTCGAGAATTCATAACAATGCCTTGGTGCTCTCTGTCGCCACATACTTCTAGTACAAGGGCCATCAAGGGTCATCGGAGGCCACCAGCCATATGAACCACGGGCATCGGAAACCTTGACGGCCATGGATACAGCGACAATGCCACCTCCGCTCGCCAGCATCTTATTCATGCTGGATAAGATTGATCGTCTTCGCATACCCGCGTCCACTGGCCGGGAGGTCGAATGTATCCTCGTACGGCAAGTGAGCAGGGAGTTGGATCGTGGGCTCCCGTGGCAAGAAGGTCACGGGCGCCGCACGGCTGCGACCTCGTTACTGATCGGAGAAGCACTCGGTCTCGCTCCTGCCCAGTTGCACGACCTCACGCTCGCCGCGTTGCTGCATGACATCGGACTGTTGATGCTCCCGTCCCATCTTGCTGAACGCACGGACTCCCTCAATCACGAATGCTATCTCGCCATTCAGAACCATTCACGACTTGGCGCGACGCTCCTTGAGCCATTTCTGTTCTTGAAGGAAGCGGCAATCCTTATTGCCCATCACCACGAACGCTGGGACGGGTCCGGCTATCCCTACGGAATCAGAGGCGCCTTTGTCCCCCTCGGAGCAAGAATTTTGGCCATTGCCGACGCGTACGACGCGATCAAAGTGCCGGACTCAAGTTCTTCTATCAGAAATCTGGTTGCGCTCAGGATTCTCCAGGTGTCATCAGGGACCCAATTCGATCCGGCTTTGGTGCAAGTCCTTTTTCGGATTATGAACGCCCTACCAGAGCATGACCGCACGAATTTCCCACTTACGACCAACACTTTACTAACACAGTAGAAATAGGAGCACCTCAATGGTTGCCTTATCCGCTCGGCTCATCCCCCACGCAGTCTCAGCCATTCTTGGCTCTCTGTTCCTCGTTGCATGCGGATCTGGCGGAAATACGGGAGCCGCTCCGGCTTCTGTTGCTGCGACAGGGACTCCCGGCGCAGAAGAAGCCGTCGGTGAACGACTGTTTCTTGAAACCAGGTTCGCGCAAGCCTTCAAAGTATTCTTGGATAATAACGGCAACGTGAACGATCCGAACGCCGACGACGCCGTCGTCAGAACCGTCGAAACCACCATGCCTGGATCGCCGATACCAGGATCAATCAGCCCGGGCCCCTTCAACGGTCTCTCCATGAATTGCCGCGCCTGCCATATGGTAGATGAGGTGCCGACAGCGGCGGGGGGAGGTATGCGGACCTATGCCGACTTCGCGCGCCGGAGCCCAATTCCAGCGCGTGCCGACGGCAAGACGCATGCACCGCGTAATTCTCCTGCGCTGGTCAATTCTACGCTGGATCGAACCGGTGGGGGCCTGTTCCATTTCGATGCGGAATTCAACTCGATGGA
It includes:
- a CDS encoding HD domain-containing phosphohydrolase, whose product is MPPPLASILFMLDKIDRLRIPASTGREVECILVRQVSRELDRGLPWQEGHGRRTAATSLLIGEALGLAPAQLHDLTLAALLHDIGLLMLPSHLAERTDSLNHECYLAIQNHSRLGATLLEPFLFLKEAAILIAHHHERWDGSGYPYGIRGAFVPLGARILAIADAYDAIKVPDSSSSIRNLVALRILQVSSGTQFDPALVQVLFRIMNALPEHDRTNFPLTTNTLLTQ